A genomic segment from Luteolibacter ambystomatis encodes:
- a CDS encoding serine/threonine-protein kinase: MDERYEIRGKIGQGGIGAVYRAFDQRMNREVAIKRIIPEGGDAEHQDEATKQLTKEAGALAALQHPHIVTVYDVGADEDGPYVVMEMLTGKSLDELVEKAPLTFSDFREVAVQTQEALIAAQDLHIVHRDIKPGNLMLTWLPSGKFQVKIVDFGLAKFTPKPSKQTLDQQDAVYGSIFFMAPEQFERGLVDGRTDLYAMGCVYYFALTGKYPFDGETGPQVMGSHLSHLVKPIGEVRPDLPQWVRDWVMWHINRQPSDRPSDAREALQVFLRNDGANVTMPARAAAPPPTRRPGLATGPVQTSVTTQSAPQSLQPPDGSRPSVHTTSHVPTIAVATSQVHTRPAAAPAPRPPKKPMSTNAKIAISVILTIAALVVGWIVMQKGAAAKKAQALQSLIDTAADPLAKELPVSASQLKSLLESLKIPRKLEQYTPTMRAIRLAKATDATNVDLKIAEFITTTSLDKDVRQLFFRDVVRYRNKRDGVPILIQYAKATDEASSATEALDAIRGVANDDDFQSLLEAVAGARSPQVRQSAAKVASDVARRSTNRAGLRGQVEQALNGGVSDEVRGLLLGIKTDAND, from the coding sequence ATGGACGAACGTTACGAAATACGCGGAAAAATCGGCCAAGGTGGGATCGGTGCGGTGTACCGCGCGTTCGACCAGCGTATGAACCGCGAGGTGGCGATCAAGCGCATCATTCCCGAAGGGGGTGATGCCGAGCATCAGGACGAAGCCACAAAACAGCTCACCAAGGAAGCCGGGGCGCTTGCCGCGTTGCAGCATCCGCACATCGTCACCGTCTATGACGTGGGAGCCGATGAGGATGGCCCCTATGTGGTGATGGAGATGCTCACCGGCAAGTCCTTGGACGAGCTGGTGGAGAAGGCTCCCCTGACCTTCAGCGATTTCCGCGAGGTGGCGGTCCAGACCCAGGAGGCCCTGATCGCCGCGCAGGACCTGCACATCGTCCACCGTGACATCAAGCCGGGCAATCTGATGCTCACTTGGCTGCCGTCCGGCAAGTTCCAGGTGAAGATCGTGGACTTCGGTCTGGCCAAGTTCACGCCGAAGCCGTCGAAGCAAACGCTCGACCAGCAGGATGCGGTTTACGGTTCGATTTTCTTCATGGCACCCGAGCAGTTCGAGCGCGGCCTCGTCGATGGCCGCACCGACCTCTACGCCATGGGCTGCGTCTATTACTTCGCCCTGACTGGCAAGTATCCCTTCGATGGCGAAACCGGCCCACAGGTGATGGGTTCCCATCTGAGCCATCTGGTGAAGCCCATCGGTGAGGTCCGTCCGGACCTGCCGCAGTGGGTGCGGGACTGGGTGATGTGGCACATCAACCGCCAGCCCTCCGATCGTCCCTCGGATGCCCGCGAGGCGCTCCAGGTTTTCCTCCGCAATGATGGCGCGAATGTCACCATGCCGGCCCGGGCTGCGGCGCCTCCGCCCACCCGCCGTCCGGGTCTGGCCACCGGCCCGGTACAGACCTCGGTGACCACCCAGTCCGCGCCGCAGTCCTTGCAGCCGCCGGATGGTTCGCGACCCAGCGTTCATACCACCTCCCATGTCCCCACCATTGCGGTGGCGACCTCCCAGGTTCATACGCGCCCTGCGGCGGCTCCCGCGCCTCGTCCTCCGAAGAAGCCGATGAGCACCAACGCCAAGATCGCGATTTCCGTGATCCTGACGATTGCCGCGCTGGTCGTCGGCTGGATCGTGATGCAGAAGGGAGCGGCGGCGAAGAAGGCCCAGGCCCTGCAGTCCTTGATCGATACCGCCGCCGATCCTCTGGCGAAGGAGCTGCCGGTCAGTGCCAGCCAGCTCAAGTCGTTGTTGGAATCGCTGAAGATTCCGCGCAAGCTGGAGCAGTACACCCCCACGATGCGCGCCATCCGTCTGGCGAAGGCCACGGATGCCACCAACGTGGATTTGAAGATCGCGGAGTTCATCACCACGACATCGCTGGACAAGGACGTCCGCCAGTTGTTCTTCCGTGATGTGGTGAGGTACCGCAACAAGCGCGATGGCGTTCCGATCCTCATCCAGTACGCGAAGGCCACGGATGAAGCGAGTTCCGCGACGGAAGCGCTCGACGCGATCCGGGGTGTTGCCAATGACGATGATTTCCAATCGTTGCTCGAAGCCGTGGCTGGAGC
- a CDS encoding RecQ family ATP-dependent DNA helicase — translation MPPDAVLDTLRARFGFNSMRAGQEQVVRTLIDGRSALAVFPTGGGKSLCYQLPALLLDGLTLVISPLIALMKDQVDALVAKGIPAARLDSTQGQQEAFEVFDRLRDGSLKLLYVAPERLANEGFRNRLGKLRIALVAIDEAHCISEWGHNFRPDYLKLARLCQDLHIPRVLALTATATPAVAADIRAAFDIAKSDHVQLSFHRPNLDLRVTPAQTAERKPLLLERLRSTPGPAIVYVTRQETAEEVATFLQRNGLAAQAYHAGMPDEFRAAAQESFMTGTTSVIVATIAFGMGIDKADIRRVYHYNLPKSLENYSQEIGRAGRDGRLSICEWLACGDDLPVLENFIYGDTPTPQAIRHLIDRVLRLGTNFDVSQYDLSSSCDIRPLVVSTVLTYLELEGVIEATGSFYSGYAANLLRDFKRVLAGYDERRRDFLTRLFAAGTKGRVWTNFDIDSVAAKIGEPRERIVSALVHLEEAGDLALKKTGIRQGYRLLRDPGDLHALAERLNTRFQHREQSDLERLRQVVALAETPGCLTGALTAHFGETLEGPCGHCDRCRNIPVASIPRSAPRQPGDEEWSMIRDLGRERHAALGTTRQLARFLCGLTSPATIREKLTRHDAFGLLADLPFSEVLAIAEAQ, via the coding sequence GTGCCCCCTGATGCCGTCCTCGATACCCTGCGTGCCCGTTTCGGTTTCAACTCGATGCGGGCAGGTCAGGAGCAGGTCGTGCGGACCCTGATCGACGGGCGTTCCGCGCTGGCCGTTTTCCCCACCGGCGGCGGCAAGTCCCTCTGCTACCAACTCCCGGCCTTGTTGCTGGATGGGCTCACGCTGGTGATTTCACCGCTCATCGCGCTGATGAAGGATCAGGTGGATGCACTGGTAGCGAAGGGCATCCCGGCGGCACGGCTGGATTCCACCCAGGGACAGCAGGAGGCCTTCGAGGTATTCGACCGGCTCCGCGACGGTTCGTTGAAGCTCCTCTACGTGGCTCCGGAACGTCTGGCCAACGAAGGCTTCCGCAACCGCCTCGGCAAGCTCCGCATCGCCTTGGTCGCCATTGATGAAGCTCATTGTATTTCCGAGTGGGGCCACAATTTCCGACCCGACTACCTGAAGCTCGCGCGGCTCTGCCAGGACCTCCACATCCCGCGCGTGCTGGCCCTGACCGCCACCGCGACTCCGGCGGTCGCGGCGGACATCCGCGCCGCCTTCGACATCGCAAAGAGCGATCACGTGCAACTCAGTTTCCACCGGCCGAACCTCGACCTGCGGGTCACCCCCGCGCAGACGGCGGAACGGAAGCCGCTGCTGCTGGAGCGGCTGCGGTCCACGCCGGGTCCGGCGATCGTCTATGTGACGCGGCAGGAAACCGCCGAGGAGGTCGCCACCTTCCTCCAGAGGAACGGCCTCGCCGCGCAAGCCTATCACGCGGGCATGCCGGATGAATTCCGGGCCGCGGCGCAGGAATCGTTCATGACCGGAACCACCTCCGTCATCGTCGCCACCATCGCCTTCGGCATGGGCATCGACAAGGCGGACATCCGCCGCGTGTATCACTACAACCTGCCGAAGAGCCTGGAGAACTACTCGCAGGAGATCGGCCGCGCGGGACGTGATGGCCGGCTTTCCATCTGCGAGTGGCTGGCATGTGGTGACGACCTGCCGGTGCTGGAAAACTTCATCTATGGCGACACTCCCACGCCCCAGGCGATCCGCCATCTCATCGACCGCGTGCTACGGCTGGGCACGAACTTCGACGTGTCCCAATACGATCTCTCTTCATCGTGCGACATCCGGCCACTGGTCGTGTCCACCGTACTGACCTATCTGGAGCTCGAGGGCGTGATCGAAGCCACCGGCTCTTTCTACAGCGGCTATGCCGCCAACCTGCTGCGCGATTTCAAGCGCGTGCTCGCTGGCTACGATGAACGCCGTAGAGACTTTCTCACCCGCCTGTTCGCCGCAGGAACGAAGGGCCGCGTGTGGACGAACTTCGACATCGACAGCGTGGCTGCAAAGATCGGCGAGCCGCGCGAACGTATCGTCAGCGCGCTGGTCCATCTGGAGGAAGCCGGCGATCTCGCACTGAAGAAAACCGGCATCCGCCAAGGCTACCGGCTGCTGCGGGATCCCGGTGACCTGCACGCGCTGGCAGAACGCCTCAACACGCGCTTCCAACATCGCGAGCAATCCGATCTCGAGCGGCTCCGGCAGGTGGTGGCACTGGCGGAAACACCCGGGTGCCTGACGGGCGCGCTCACCGCCCACTTTGGCGAAACCTTGGAAGGCCCCTGCGGCCACTGTGATCGCTGCCGCAACATCCCCGTCGCCTCCATCCCCCGCAGTGCTCCCCGCCAGCCAGGCGACGAGGAATGGTCGATGATCCGTGACCTGGGCCGCGAACGCCACGCCGCCCTCGGCACCACCCGCCAGCTCGCGCGCTTTCTCTGCGGCTTGACCAGCCCGGCCACGATACGCGAAAAGCTTACCCGGCATGATGCCTTCGGGCTGCTTGCCGATCTCCCCTTCTCGGAAGTCCTCGCCATCGCCGAGGCACAATAA
- a CDS encoding ATP-grasp domain-containing protein gives MSSVLVTGARAFAALDWVRRFGRAGHRVTACDSFQHPLCRSSRYLSHYTEVPPSRQSPVEHALAVRDAALACEAEWIIPTCEEIFALARYRRLFDGVSKLLAPSFESLGLLHHKGHFATWVDSLPALSIRAPETRELRSREDVAAFLASEGDPRDWVLKPAFSRFASEVLIRPSAGQAGSITPTAEHPWLAQRFVPGRPLCTFTLAIEGRITAHSTYEPRHRSGQGAGFFFEPVEAPELFEFCSRLVGHLNFTGQICFDFIAGPEGPRVIECNPRTTSGIHLLAPEDPLPFLNAGCGRLWPVDPTPRMITFAMVTEPGRSLNRWTDLMRGRDVVKPPDDRLTHVAGWQMFKELRQREKMLGPGADMKAASTFDLEWNGEPLPELPA, from the coding sequence ATGTCTTCCGTCCTCGTCACCGGGGCGCGGGCCTTTGCCGCGCTCGACTGGGTCCGTCGCTTCGGCCGGGCCGGCCATCGCGTGACCGCCTGCGACTCCTTCCAGCATCCGCTGTGCCGCAGTTCGCGGTATCTTTCCCACTACACCGAAGTGCCGCCATCGCGACAATCGCCGGTGGAACACGCTCTGGCGGTACGGGATGCGGCCCTCGCATGTGAGGCCGAATGGATCATCCCAACCTGCGAGGAGATCTTCGCCCTCGCACGCTACCGCCGCTTGTTCGATGGCGTTTCCAAGCTTCTGGCACCGTCGTTCGAAAGCCTCGGCCTGCTCCATCACAAGGGCCACTTCGCCACCTGGGTGGATTCGCTGCCCGCATTGTCAATCCGCGCGCCCGAAACCCGTGAACTGCGGTCGCGGGAAGATGTGGCTGCCTTCCTCGCATCCGAAGGCGATCCGCGGGATTGGGTGTTGAAGCCCGCCTTTTCGCGCTTCGCCTCCGAGGTCTTGATACGGCCGTCCGCCGGACAGGCGGGGAGTATCACTCCCACGGCGGAACATCCGTGGCTGGCACAACGCTTCGTCCCGGGCCGGCCGCTTTGCACGTTCACACTCGCGATCGAGGGCAGGATCACCGCGCATTCCACCTATGAGCCGCGGCATCGCTCCGGCCAAGGGGCGGGATTTTTCTTCGAGCCGGTCGAAGCTCCGGAGCTTTTCGAATTCTGCTCGCGCCTTGTGGGTCACCTGAATTTCACCGGCCAGATTTGCTTCGACTTCATCGCCGGTCCCGAAGGCCCCCGGGTGATCGAGTGCAATCCGCGCACGACCAGCGGCATACACCTGCTGGCTCCGGAAGATCCCCTACCCTTTCTCAATGCCGGATGCGGGCGGTTGTGGCCGGTCGATCCCACGCCGCGCATGATCACCTTCGCCATGGTCACGGAACCGGGAAGGAGCCTGAACCGCTGGACCGATCTGATGCGCGGCAGGGATGTGGTGAAGCCTCCCGATGACCGGCTGACCCACGTGGCAGGCTGGCAGATGTTCAAGGAACTGCGCCAGCGCGAGAAGATGCTCGGCCCGGGGGCTGACATGAAAGCCGCCTCGACCTTCGATCTGGAATGGAATGGCGAACCGCTGCCGGAGCTCCCGGCATGA
- a CDS encoding EF-hand domain-containing protein, which yields MRYAFLLLPLLVASCGTPDNIVPENHREKKMFAFLEKFDRFDYNGDGKLTKKEVRQGLRESDVHGISNAEIDKGFAEFDANKDGAISFSEAQGGMRREFSDR from the coding sequence ATGCGATACGCCTTCCTGCTCCTGCCCTTGTTGGTGGCCTCCTGCGGTACACCGGACAACATCGTTCCCGAGAATCATCGCGAGAAAAAGATGTTCGCCTTCCTGGAGAAGTTCGACCGCTTCGACTACAACGGGGATGGCAAGCTGACCAAGAAGGAGGTCCGCCAGGGTCTGCGTGAAAGTGATGTCCACGGCATCAGCAATGCGGAGATCGACAAGGGGTTCGCCGAGTTCGATGCCAACAAGGACGGCGCGATTTCCTTCAGCGAGGCCCAGGGTGGCATGCGCCGCGAGTTTTCGGACCGTTGA
- a CDS encoding 23S rRNA (pseudouridine(1915)-N(3))-methyltransferase RlmH: MRLLILAAGKPALAYAKDGIAEYLKRLGRYSQVSLELVKAGSSAEVSQRLLEKSEGMFRVAMDERGERLTTAELAKRFEALEHRGDVKCVAFLIGASDGHTPELRRASDMVLSLSSLTLQHELALVVLLEQLYRLASMKAGSPYHRE, encoded by the coding sequence ATGCGCCTGCTCATCCTCGCCGCCGGAAAGCCCGCCCTCGCCTACGCGAAGGACGGCATCGCCGAATACCTGAAGCGCCTCGGCCGCTACAGCCAGGTCTCGCTGGAACTGGTCAAGGCGGGGAGCTCCGCCGAGGTTTCGCAGCGCCTGCTGGAAAAATCCGAAGGCATGTTCCGGGTCGCGATGGATGAGCGCGGCGAGCGCCTCACCACTGCGGAACTGGCGAAACGCTTCGAGGCTCTGGAGCATCGTGGCGACGTGAAATGCGTAGCCTTCCTCATCGGAGCTTCGGACGGACACACGCCGGAACTACGGCGCGCCTCGGACATGGTGCTGTCCCTGTCCTCGCTCACGCTCCAGCATGAACTCGCGCTGGTGGTTCTGCTGGAGCAACTGTACCGGCTGGCCTCGATGAAGGCGGGCTCGCCCTATCACCGGGAATAG
- a CDS encoding ABC transporter ATP-binding protein, translated as MRSIPRVFSYLRHYPGLASAQLFCAVGMTLAVFVFPNATRHVIDHILPDPARHGEFPLWIGLAAFGFLIKDLLNSLRIFINNTFEQKVIYDIRSDLYSKIQRLPLRWFDTRRTGDIMTRVVEDVTNMERVLIDGVEQGLVAALQVLGVGAFLFYLNPVVATWATLPVPLLAIGAWIYSTKGRDRYRNQRDASSDLNAILHDNISGIRQIKAYAAETEELGRFNRFSDLLRQATLRMMKWWAIYSPLMSYVRMMGYVLVLAFGGHAVMQGKLTMGDFTGFFLSLSLFYEPIDRLNGLNQMILSGRSAADRVFEILDSEEEPNATEGKTLPSPVTGAVRFANVSFSYQEQPTLHDVSLEALPGQTIALVGATGAGKTTVLSLLARFYEATSGTITLDGHDISALSKESLRDHLAYVTQEAFLFNGTVRENLQLSKRDATDDELWTALEAAHADPFVRELPQLLDTNVGERGVKLSGGEKQRLSIARALLKNAPILLLDEATASVDSQTERLIQDALDRLMENRTAFVIAHRLSTIRNADRIYVLEHGHVIEQGTHEELLAHDGKYAELCRKSFLGQDEQDVSK; from the coding sequence ATGCGCTCGATCCCACGTGTTTTTTCGTACCTCCGGCACTACCCGGGCCTTGCCTCCGCCCAGCTCTTTTGCGCGGTGGGAATGACGCTGGCGGTGTTCGTGTTCCCGAACGCGACCCGGCACGTGATCGACCACATCCTGCCGGATCCCGCCCGTCACGGGGAATTCCCGTTGTGGATCGGCCTCGCCGCTTTTGGCTTCCTGATCAAGGACTTGCTGAACTCGCTGCGGATTTTCATCAACAACACCTTCGAGCAAAAGGTGATCTACGACATCCGCTCCGACCTCTATTCGAAGATCCAGCGGCTGCCGCTGCGGTGGTTCGATACCCGGCGCACCGGTGACATTATGACCCGCGTGGTGGAGGATGTGACGAACATGGAGCGTGTCCTGATCGACGGGGTCGAGCAGGGACTCGTCGCCGCCCTGCAAGTGCTGGGGGTGGGGGCATTTCTTTTTTACCTCAATCCGGTGGTGGCGACCTGGGCGACCCTGCCGGTGCCCCTGCTCGCGATCGGGGCGTGGATCTATTCCACCAAGGGCCGGGATCGCTACCGGAACCAGCGCGACGCCTCGTCCGATCTGAATGCGATCCTCCACGACAACATCTCCGGCATTCGCCAGATCAAGGCTTACGCCGCGGAAACGGAAGAACTGGGCCGCTTCAACCGGTTCTCCGATCTGTTGCGCCAAGCCACCCTGCGGATGATGAAATGGTGGGCGATCTACTCGCCGCTGATGTCCTACGTCCGGATGATGGGCTATGTGCTGGTTCTGGCTTTCGGCGGCCATGCGGTGATGCAGGGAAAACTCACCATGGGTGACTTCACCGGGTTCTTCCTGTCACTGTCCCTCTTCTACGAGCCGATCGACCGCCTCAACGGCCTCAACCAGATGATTCTCTCCGGGCGCTCCGCCGCCGACCGGGTGTTCGAAATTCTGGACTCGGAGGAGGAGCCGAACGCCACTGAAGGGAAAACACTCCCTTCTCCGGTCACCGGCGCAGTGCGTTTCGCGAATGTCTCATTCTCCTATCAGGAACAACCGACGCTGCACGACGTCTCGCTGGAGGCCCTGCCCGGCCAGACCATCGCGCTGGTGGGAGCCACCGGCGCGGGCAAAACCACCGTGCTCTCGCTGCTCGCCCGGTTCTATGAAGCGACCTCCGGCACGATCACCTTGGACGGTCACGACATTTCCGCGCTATCCAAGGAAAGCCTGCGTGACCACCTCGCCTACGTGACCCAGGAGGCCTTCCTCTTCAATGGCACCGTCCGCGAGAATCTCCAGCTCTCCAAACGCGATGCCACCGACGACGAACTGTGGACCGCTCTCGAAGCCGCCCATGCCGACCCCTTCGTCCGCGAACTCCCACAGTTGCTCGACACCAACGTGGGCGAGCGCGGGGTGAAGCTCTCCGGTGGCGAAAAGCAACGCCTGTCCATCGCCCGCGCCCTGCTCAAGAATGCGCCGATCCTGCTGCTGGACGAGGCCACCGCCTCCGTGGACAGCCAGACGGAGCGGTTGATCCAGGACGCGCTGGACCGGCTGATGGAGAACCGGACCGCCTTCGTCATCGCCCACCGCCTTTCCACCATCCGCAATGCCGACCGCATCTATGTGTTGGAGCACGGCCACGTGATCGAGCAGGGCACGCATGAGGAATTGTTGGCCCACGACGGGAAATACGCCGAATTGTGCCGGAAATCGTTTCTCGGCCAGGACGAGCAGGACGTTTCGAAGTGA
- a CDS encoding TlpA disulfide reductase family protein: MKPTLLLLASTLLAAAEPTVPATPVQPSPAAPAPARLNEKPAPTLIVGSAVTPEVLGQGEWLQGEAPKSWEPGKVYLLECWATWCGPCIAAIPHVNELHAKYAGKGLVVLGMNVWERTGRDPVATFVKNKGQGMTYPVSYNPKDGAFDKQWLVPAGVEGIPHTFVVKDGRIILMCHPMQLTDDAIKGLLKGGDAGAAVVAGIQEDDARKEKVGAAMRKFSEATRKKDVAAMEGAIAEIKALDPANNALKAHQLTLLTIRGDWAELETTVSALPDAPVRPMLAFNVGRLAAADPAAPTSLMKLLASQMTAFAETRNEPYTFQILAKLQWRAGDKEAALTSAKKSLAAAKSDKSKSMKLNTAPFQSFLEGMEAGKLLSDQELSAAARQMAPAKP, encoded by the coding sequence ATGAAACCCACCCTTCTGCTCCTTGCCTCCACGCTATTGGCTGCCGCGGAACCCACCGTGCCCGCCACCCCCGTCCAGCCATCTCCTGCGGCACCGGCTCCCGCCCGGTTGAACGAGAAACCGGCCCCTACCTTGATCGTTGGTTCCGCCGTCACGCCGGAAGTGCTCGGACAGGGCGAATGGCTCCAAGGAGAAGCTCCGAAAAGCTGGGAACCGGGAAAGGTCTATCTTCTCGAATGCTGGGCGACATGGTGCGGGCCCTGCATCGCTGCCATTCCCCACGTCAATGAGCTACATGCCAAGTATGCGGGGAAAGGTCTGGTCGTGCTGGGGATGAACGTCTGGGAACGCACCGGCAGGGATCCCGTCGCCACCTTCGTCAAGAACAAGGGACAAGGCATGACCTATCCCGTTTCCTACAATCCGAAGGATGGCGCGTTCGACAAACAGTGGCTGGTGCCCGCGGGAGTCGAAGGCATCCCCCACACCTTTGTCGTGAAGGATGGCAGGATCATCCTGATGTGCCATCCGATGCAACTGACCGACGATGCCATCAAAGGCCTTCTCAAGGGAGGCGACGCCGGGGCCGCCGTGGTCGCCGGAATCCAGGAAGATGACGCGAGGAAGGAAAAGGTTGGCGCGGCCATGCGGAAATTCAGCGAAGCCACCCGGAAGAAGGATGTCGCCGCGATGGAAGGAGCCATCGCCGAGATCAAGGCACTCGATCCCGCCAACAACGCGCTCAAGGCGCATCAACTGACCCTGCTGACGATCAGGGGCGACTGGGCGGAACTGGAAACCACGGTGAGCGCCCTGCCGGATGCACCGGTCCGCCCGATGCTGGCATTCAACGTGGGCCGGCTCGCGGCTGCCGATCCTGCCGCTCCCACCAGCCTGATGAAGCTGCTCGCCTCGCAGATGACGGCGTTCGCGGAAACCCGAAACGAGCCCTACACCTTTCAGATTCTGGCCAAGCTCCAATGGCGGGCCGGAGACAAGGAAGCCGCCCTCACGAGCGCGAAAAAGTCTTTGGCCGCCGCGAAGTCGGACAAATCCAAGAGCATGAAGCTCAACACCGCTCCCTTCCAGAGCTTCCTGGAAGGAATGGAGGCCGGAAAACTCCTAAGCGACCAGGAACTCTCCGCCGCCGCCCGGCAGATGGCTCCTGCCAAACCCTGA
- the serS gene encoding serine--tRNA ligase — MLDIRVIRENPAAVQERLKPRGGDHWKLIDEVLACDESRRRAETEKQSLQSERKTTSKQIGMLKGKGEDTSAIEAQVRGINDRIAALDAESEAAAAKQEDLLLNIPNMPHEACPVGSDETANPVVRVWGEKPDIAEPKDHVALYEAHGLVSIDDATRISGSGFAVYRGKGAKLERALINFLLDTQAGHGYEEVNVPHLVKRECMEGTGQLPKFEDDMYGTDAGEDGRNNLFLAPTAEVPVTNLYRDTILAEDQLPVKLVAYTPCFRREAGSAGRDNRGIIRMHQFDKVELVQVVHPDHGFEVLEQLTGHAEAILQKLGLHYRTIELCTGDLGFSSAKTYDIEVWAPGQGKYLEVSSCSCFAEYQARRMKLRFKDAEGRNRFPHTLNGSGTALPRLYVALLEQCQQPDGSIRIPGALVPYFGAETIG; from the coding sequence ATGCTTGATATCCGCGTCATCCGCGAAAACCCCGCCGCCGTTCAGGAACGCCTGAAACCGCGCGGCGGCGACCACTGGAAGCTCATCGACGAAGTCCTCGCCTGCGACGAATCCCGCCGCCGTGCCGAGACCGAGAAGCAGTCCCTCCAGTCCGAGCGGAAGACCACCTCCAAGCAGATCGGCATGCTCAAGGGCAAGGGCGAGGACACCTCCGCCATCGAAGCCCAGGTCCGTGGCATCAACGACCGCATCGCCGCGCTCGACGCCGAATCCGAAGCCGCCGCCGCCAAGCAGGAGGATCTGCTGCTCAACATCCCGAACATGCCGCACGAGGCCTGTCCGGTGGGTTCCGATGAGACCGCCAATCCAGTCGTCCGCGTCTGGGGTGAGAAGCCGGACATCGCCGAGCCGAAGGACCACGTCGCCCTCTATGAAGCGCACGGCCTCGTTTCGATCGACGATGCCACCCGCATCTCCGGATCGGGCTTTGCCGTCTATCGTGGCAAGGGCGCAAAGTTGGAACGCGCGCTGATCAACTTCCTCCTCGATACCCAGGCCGGCCACGGTTACGAGGAAGTCAACGTCCCCCACCTCGTGAAGCGCGAGTGCATGGAAGGCACCGGCCAGCTCCCGAAGTTCGAGGACGACATGTACGGCACCGATGCCGGTGAGGATGGCCGGAACAATCTGTTCCTCGCCCCCACCGCCGAGGTGCCCGTCACGAATCTCTACCGCGATACCATTCTCGCCGAGGATCAGCTTCCGGTGAAACTGGTGGCTTACACCCCCTGCTTCCGTCGTGAAGCCGGTTCCGCCGGACGCGACAACCGCGGCATCATCCGCATGCACCAGTTCGACAAGGTGGAGCTGGTGCAGGTGGTGCATCCGGACCACGGCTTCGAGGTGCTGGAACAACTCACCGGCCACGCCGAGGCGATCCTCCAGAAGCTGGGCCTGCACTACCGCACCATCGAGCTCTGCACCGGTGATCTCGGGTTTTCCTCGGCGAAGACCTACGACATCGAGGTCTGGGCACCGGGCCAGGGCAAGTATCTGGAAGTTTCGAGTTGCTCGTGCTTCGCCGAATACCAGGCCCGCCGCATGAAGCTGCGTTTCAAGGACGCCGAAGGCCGCAACCGCTTCCCACACACGCTGAACGGCTCCGGCACCGCCCTGCCGCGCCTCTACGTGGCGCTGCTGGAACAATGCCAGCAGCCCGATGGCTCCATCCGCATCCCCGGCGCCCTGGTGCCTTACTTCGGCGCGGAGACGATCGGTTGA
- a CDS encoding GlsB/YeaQ/YmgE family stress response membrane protein, whose protein sequence is MSGFIAWILLGLIAGGLAKLLMPGDQKGGCLLTTLLGIIGAVIGGWLGRFATFLPTEPVGTWLPSLGSIVTATVGALVLLLIFRLVSK, encoded by the coding sequence ATGAGTGGCTTTATCGCATGGATTCTGTTGGGCCTGATCGCAGGCGGCTTGGCGAAGCTGTTGATGCCCGGCGATCAGAAAGGCGGCTGCCTCCTGACCACGTTGTTGGGGATCATCGGCGCGGTGATCGGCGGTTGGTTGGGGCGCTTCGCGACGTTCCTGCCGACCGAACCTGTAGGCACGTGGCTGCCTTCGCTCGGTTCGATTGTCACCGCGACGGTGGGCGCGCTGGTGCTGCTGCTGATCTTCCGGTTGGTGAGCAAGTGA